A single genomic interval of Gemmatimonas sp. harbors:
- a CDS encoding efflux RND transporter permease subunit, with protein MSGPRCLPRHVAAVAAWLSLLSVAAIFLILYADFRSPKMALLVMANLPLALIGGVLAVFLTTRVVRIASLVGFVTLFGIATRNGILLVSHNRELLAEGASFHDAVVRGSMELLSSILMTALTAGLALIPLARVCGESGNELQTPMAIVILGELLSATAHYMLVRLALY; from the coding sequence ATGTCGGGACCGAGGTGTCTGCCCCGACACGTCGCGGCGGTCGCTGCGTGGCTGTCGCTACTGTCGGTGGCCGCGATCTTCCTCATTCTCTATGCGGATTTTCGCTCACCGAAGATGGCACTGCTCGTGATGGCAAATCTCCCGCTGGCACTGATCGGTGGGGTGCTCGCCGTATTCCTGACGACGCGCGTCGTGCGCATCGCGTCGCTCGTGGGTTTCGTGACACTCTTCGGGATCGCGACCCGCAACGGCATCCTGCTCGTGTCGCATAACCGTGAGCTGCTGGCGGAGGGTGCGTCGTTTCACGATGCGGTCGTGCGCGGATCGATGGAGCTTCTCTCAAGCATCTTGATGACTGCTCTCACGGCCGGTCTTGCCCTCATCCCGTTGGCGCGCGTATGCGGAGAGTCAGGGAACGAGCTGCAGACGCCGATGGCCATTGTGATCCTGGGCGAGCTCCTCTCGGCGACCGCGCACTACATGCTGGTGCGACTCGCGCTGTACTGA
- a CDS encoding Abi family protein, translating into MASITAPVRRTYVKPALDPAALLQHVMARGLVVADPAAAFRALATIGYYRLLIYMRALQAPRGKVFNPGATFEQLVTLYDFDRALRLLCMDGIERIEVALRASITHRVAVPHGPHFYEDAAFFVSTPWFKHGALLTKLDECESLGITHYQQTYGSPSRPPVWVVLEAATFGTLSRTYSGLLPVHQLSVARDFALPVAILVSWFRALSGLRNLCAHHGRLWNARILINAPKPAYKFAAQFDNVQTTHAHLVVVGALLQQVDPAAQLWTQKLRDLFHSYPSVAPSALGFPSRWESDPFWR; encoded by the coding sequence GTGGCGTCTATCACGGCCCCTGTGCGTCGGACGTACGTCAAGCCGGCCCTCGACCCGGCCGCACTCCTGCAGCACGTGATGGCACGTGGCCTCGTGGTGGCGGACCCGGCGGCCGCGTTCCGTGCCCTCGCTACCATCGGCTACTACCGGCTGCTCATCTACATGCGGGCACTGCAGGCGCCACGCGGCAAGGTCTTCAATCCGGGCGCCACCTTTGAGCAGCTGGTCACGCTCTACGACTTCGACCGTGCGTTGCGACTGCTTTGCATGGACGGCATCGAGCGTATCGAGGTCGCACTGCGGGCGTCGATCACGCACCGCGTCGCGGTGCCACACGGCCCCCACTTCTACGAAGACGCCGCTTTCTTCGTCTCAACGCCTTGGTTCAAGCACGGGGCGCTGCTCACGAAACTCGACGAGTGCGAAAGCTTGGGCATCACGCACTACCAGCAGACGTATGGGAGCCCGTCGCGTCCACCCGTGTGGGTCGTACTCGAGGCCGCCACGTTCGGGACGTTGTCGCGCACCTACTCCGGACTGCTGCCAGTGCATCAGCTTAGCGTCGCGCGAGACTTCGCACTCCCCGTGGCGATCCTGGTGTCGTGGTTTCGCGCGCTCAGCGGTCTCCGGAACTTGTGCGCGCACCATGGCCGCCTGTGGAACGCGCGCATTCTGATCAACGCTCCGAAACCGGCCTACAAGTTTGCCGCGCAGTTCGACAACGTGCAGACTACCCACGCACACCTTGTCGTCGTTGGTGCGCTCTTGCAGCAGGTGGATCCTGCAGCGCAGCTGTGGACCCAAAAACTTCGCGATTTGTTTCACTCGTATCCGAGCGTCGCGCCGTCCGCCCTCGGATTTCCTAGCCGATGGGAGTCGGATCCGTTCTGGCGCTGA